One Hypanus sabinus isolate sHypSab1 chromosome 4, sHypSab1.hap1, whole genome shotgun sequence genomic region harbors:
- the LOC132393301 gene encoding T-cell surface antigen CD2-like isoform X2 has protein sequence MIWYQKYSRQLNLFFLLVASGGFPTASNENVETVYSELGKSALLKSRDLTSLNAAEIQWTIGRLHIARYKGGSKVYGNFQGRVEAFPNGTLKFITTTKIDEQTYSYEMFDRQGNRLYDHTLKLFLLVKVSKPVLNINCSSPGEINITCSAENGTNINITLQGDSLTETVQRHHLEKTFSFKKTGNKTYICTAKNKISEAATVKLNHCAGIVGCNNTSSVLLSPLSLLQ, from the exons ATGATTTGGTATCAAAAGTATTCAAGACAGCTGAACCTTTTTTTTCTACTAGTTGCGTCAG GAGGATTTCCTACAGCAAGTAACGAAAATGTGGAGACTGTTTACAGCGAACTTGGGAAATCAGCATTGTTAAAATCTCGAGATCTAACTTCGCTCAACGCAGCTGAGATCCAATGGACGATAGGACGCTTGCATATTGCACGGTACAAAGGCGGCTCCAAGGTGTACGGAAATTTTCAGGGAAGGGTAGAAGCCTTCCCAAATGGCACCCTGAAATTTATCACCACAACAAAAATTGATGAACAAACATACAGCTACGAAATGTTTGATCGTCAGGGAAACAGACTGTATGACCACACATTGAAATTGTTTTTGCTTG TGAAAGTCTCAAAACCTGTCCTGAACATCAACTGTAGTTCTCCAGGAGAAATCAATATAACCTGCAGTGCGGAGAACGGAACAAACATCAATATAACATTACAAGGTGACTCACTGACTGAAACAGTTCAAAGGCATCATTTAGAGAAGACATTTTCCTTTAAAAAGACAGGAAACAAGACCTATATCTGCACAGCTAAAAATAAAATTAGTGAAGCTGCGACTGTAAAATTGAATCATTGTGCAG gtatTGTAGGCTGTAACAATACTTCTTCGgtgcttctttctccactaagcttgcttcagtaa